The Thermoanaerobaculales bacterium genome has a segment encoding these proteins:
- a CDS encoding serine hydrolase domain-containing protein, with translation MRPRCSAVEDLLQRAVRAGVSPGAVAAWGVAGSDPRIAAAGHRRLVPHPEPADGDTWYDLASLSKPLVTGTLALLALREGTLALSSTVGETIGAAAGRPIASATVRQLLAHESGLPAWAPLYALAAGPERVAEAVVSIELAAPPGERVVYSCLGFILLGLMLERVLGQPLDVAFGERVVGPLGLAGAIGFHPDPEAHRLAGGAAAPEVERRLCAARSLDPSTIPPVGTALPDDGNARFQSGVAGNAGLFGTAAGVHRLASQYLGSVSQLLQPREISLAIAATAGADGGQVRGLGWQLASSPGCSAGPALPPEAFGHTGFTGSSVWVDPRRRSVLVLLANRHHPGHQPVDLHPLRRRFHSLALADLAPPRS, from the coding sequence TTGAGGCCGCGCTGCTCGGCCGTCGAAGACCTGCTGCAGCGCGCCGTCCGTGCCGGCGTCTCGCCGGGCGCGGTGGCGGCGTGGGGCGTCGCCGGCAGCGATCCCCGCATTGCCGCCGCCGGCCACCGGCGCCTGGTGCCGCACCCCGAGCCGGCTGACGGGGACACGTGGTACGACCTCGCCTCGCTGAGCAAGCCGCTGGTGACCGGGACGCTGGCGCTGCTCGCCCTGCGCGAGGGAACGCTCGCCCTGTCGAGCACGGTGGGGGAGACCATCGGCGCGGCCGCGGGCCGTCCGATCGCAAGCGCGACCGTGCGCCAGCTGCTCGCCCACGAGTCGGGGCTGCCGGCGTGGGCGCCGCTCTATGCGCTCGCCGCCGGGCCGGAGCGGGTGGCGGAGGCGGTGGTCTCGATCGAGCTCGCCGCCCCGCCGGGAGAGCGCGTGGTCTACAGCTGCCTCGGCTTCATCCTGCTCGGGCTGATGCTGGAGCGGGTGCTGGGGCAGCCGCTCGACGTCGCGTTCGGCGAGCGGGTCGTGGGCCCCCTCGGTCTCGCCGGTGCGATCGGCTTCCACCCCGACCCGGAGGCGCACCGGCTTGCCGGCGGCGCGGCCGCGCCCGAGGTCGAGCGGCGGCTGTGCGCGGCGCGCAGCCTGGACCCCTCGACGATCCCGCCGGTCGGGACCGCCCTCCCGGACGACGGCAATGCCCGGTTTCAGTCGGGCGTGGCCGGCAACGCGGGCCTGTTCGGGACCGCCGCCGGGGTCCATCGCCTCGCCAGCCAGTACCTCGGGTCGGTCAGTCAACTATTGCAGCCACGAGAGATATCTCTCGCCATCGCGGCCACGGCGGGAGCTGACGGAGGCCAAGTCCGGGGGCTCGGCTGGCAGCTCGCGAGCTCGCCGGGCTGCTCCGCGGGGCCGGCGCTGCCGCCGGAGGCCTTCGGCCACACCGGCTTCACCGGCAGCTCGGTGTGGGTCGATCCGCGGCGGCGGTCGGTGCTGGTGCTGCTCGCCAACCGCCACCACCCCGGCCACCAACCGGTCGACCTGCACCCGCTGCGCCGCCGCTTCCACTCCCTGGCTCTGGCCGACCTCGCCCCTCCGAGATCCTAG
- a CDS encoding hotdog domain-containing protein — translation MDHSERVPAIRVMMFPRDANPSGTIFGGVILSYIDQAGAEEAKLHGASRVVTVAMKEVVFHEPVYIGDLVSFYTEHVRTGRTSVTVRVAVEAARHRDRREVVPVTKAEITYVNIDDDRRPTPLRDGDSHRTRRGD, via the coding sequence ATGGACCACAGCGAGCGAGTGCCGGCGATCCGGGTGATGATGTTCCCGCGCGACGCGAACCCGTCGGGCACCATCTTCGGCGGCGTGATCCTGTCCTACATCGACCAGGCCGGCGCCGAGGAGGCGAAGCTGCACGGCGCCAGCCGGGTGGTCACGGTGGCGATGAAGGAGGTCGTGTTCCACGAGCCGGTCTACATCGGCGACCTGGTGTCCTTCTACACCGAGCACGTGCGCACCGGCCGCACCTCGGTCACCGTGCGGGTGGCGGTCGAGGCGGCCCGCCACCGGGACCGGCGCGAGGTGGTGCCAGTGACCAAGGCCGAGATCACCTACGTCAACATCGATGACGACCGCCGTCCGACCCCGCTGCGGGATGGCGACTCGCACCGGACACGGAGGGGCGATTGA
- the scpB gene encoding SMC-Scp complex subunit ScpB: MERELLGALIEAILLTARGPVTTEAVVEALAEDGVTAEEFNSAVEAIAVSWDRADSGVRFERAAGGWRCVTPPELDPYLRAFHGVAARQRLSQAALEVLAIVAHRQPVTVPEINFIRGANSSAVVRTLLDRSLVRVAGRKKVVGKPFLYRTTKEFLVHFGLDRPEDLPDPEELVASEEEPAPAD, translated from the coding sequence ATGGAGCGTGAGCTGCTGGGCGCCCTGATCGAGGCGATCCTGCTCACGGCGCGGGGGCCGGTCACCACCGAGGCGGTGGTCGAGGCGCTGGCCGAGGACGGGGTCACGGCGGAGGAGTTCAACTCGGCGGTCGAGGCAATTGCCGTTTCGTGGGACCGCGCGGACAGCGGGGTCCGGTTCGAGCGCGCGGCCGGCGGCTGGCGCTGCGTCACGCCGCCCGAGCTCGATCCCTACCTGCGCGCGTTCCACGGCGTCGCCGCCCGGCAGCGGCTGTCGCAGGCGGCTCTCGAGGTGCTGGCGATCGTCGCCCACCGGCAGCCGGTGACGGTGCCGGAGATCAACTTCATCCGCGGCGCCAACTCGAGCGCGGTGGTGCGCACCCTGCTCGACCGCTCGCTGGTCCGGGTCGCCGGCCGCAAGAAGGTGGTCGGCAAGCCGTTCCTCTACCGCACCACCAAGGAGTTCCTGGTCCACTTCGGGCTCGACCGGCCCGAGGACCTCCCCGACCCCGAGGAGCTGGTCGCCTCCGAAGAGGAGCCCGCCCCCGCCGACTGA
- a CDS encoding segregation/condensation protein A: MNEEQLLVDEATGPPVELGVFSGPLDLLLHLIRQNEVSIYDIPIATICDQFHAHLEAMHELDLEVAGEFLWMASWLLALKSRLLLPRHEDEQEDPRQELVERLLEYRRVKELAAILYEKDVVRRCLWTPGFDAELPPGETELDWEEVDLRLLAKAYLEVMERFAVAHPPPLQLMPLRFRVHDKMREIYERVRGEGLLALLRDLHRRPDVDEVVALFVATLELVRLGAVCAEQGRQFAEIYLRPGPLELDLERLARLDREEAGDGA, encoded by the coding sequence GTGAACGAGGAGCAGCTGCTCGTCGACGAGGCGACCGGACCGCCGGTGGAGCTGGGCGTTTTCTCGGGGCCGCTCGACCTGCTGCTCCACCTCATCCGTCAGAACGAGGTCTCGATCTACGACATCCCGATCGCGACCATCTGCGACCAGTTCCACGCCCACCTCGAGGCGATGCACGAGCTCGACCTGGAGGTCGCCGGCGAGTTCCTGTGGATGGCGTCCTGGCTGCTCGCGCTGAAGTCCAGGCTGCTGCTGCCCCGCCACGAGGACGAGCAGGAGGACCCGCGCCAGGAGCTCGTCGAGCGGCTGCTCGAGTACCGCCGGGTCAAGGAGCTGGCCGCGATCCTCTACGAGAAGGACGTCGTCCGCCGCTGCCTGTGGACTCCCGGCTTCGACGCGGAGCTTCCGCCCGGCGAGACCGAGCTCGACTGGGAGGAGGTCGACCTTCGCCTGCTCGCCAAGGCCTACCTGGAGGTCATGGAGCGGTTCGCGGTCGCCCACCCGCCGCCGCTGCAGCTCATGCCGCTGCGCTTCCGGGTCCACGACAAGATGCGCGAGATCTACGAACGGGTGCGGGGGGAGGGCCTGCTGGCGCTGCTCCGCGACCTCCACCGGCGGCCCGACGTCGACGAGGTGGTGGCGCTGTTCGTGGCCACGCTGGAGCTGGTGCGGCTGGGCGCGGTGTGCGCCGAGCAGGGCCGGCAGTTCGCCGAGATCTACCTGCGGCCGGGGCCGCTCGAGCTCGACCTCGAGCGCCTGGCGCGCCTCGATCGCGAGGAGGCCGGCGATGGAGCGTGA
- a CDS encoding ribonuclease H-like domain-containing protein: MEIWDGQMGLFDDNPRREVGTGHKVVVFDVETQRSFEEVGGRGQLHKLGVSAAVAYRYDTDEFLEVTEEDVGRLIDLLLEADLVVGYNILGFDYEVLRPYTDRDLQRLPSVDLMRDLEARLGFRPKLDSVVVPTLGESKSADGLQALEWWRRGEVDKIMAYCRDDVRVTRDLYDYGKRNRCVLVARFGGTPRRVEVDW; this comes from the coding sequence GTGGAGATCTGGGACGGCCAGATGGGCCTTTTTGACGACAATCCGAGGCGCGAGGTCGGCACCGGCCACAAGGTGGTCGTGTTCGACGTCGAGACCCAGCGCTCCTTCGAGGAGGTCGGCGGTCGCGGCCAGCTCCACAAGCTCGGGGTGTCGGCGGCGGTCGCCTACCGGTACGACACCGACGAGTTCCTGGAGGTGACCGAGGAGGACGTCGGCCGCCTGATCGACCTCCTGCTCGAGGCCGACCTGGTGGTCGGCTACAACATCCTCGGCTTCGACTACGAGGTGCTGCGCCCCTACACCGACCGCGACCTGCAGCGGCTGCCGTCGGTCGACCTGATGCGCGACCTCGAGGCGAGGCTGGGCTTCCGGCCCAAGCTCGACAGCGTGGTCGTGCCGACCCTCGGCGAGAGCAAGAGCGCCGACGGGCTGCAGGCGCTCGAGTGGTGGCGGCGCGGCGAGGTCGACAAGATCATGGCCTACTGCCGCGACGACGTCCGGGTGACGCGCGACCTCTACGACTACGGCAAGCGCAACCGTTGCGTGCTGGTCGCCCGCTTCGGCGGCACCCCGCGCCGGGTCGAGGTCGACTGGTAG
- a CDS encoding cyclic 2,3-diphosphoglycerate synthase: protein MAKRRVVIMGAAGRDFHNFNCLFRDNEDYEVVAFTATQIPDIEGRTYPPALAGSLYPHGIPIQSESELRQIVTEHDVDEVWFSYSDVPHTYVMNVASRVIGWGPSFGVCSAVKTMIPSTKPVIAVTAVRTGVGKSQTTRYVSRILKAMGKKVVAIRHPMPYGDLAKQACQRFENYEDLDRHQCTIEEREEYEPHIDNGFVVYAGVDYERILREAEKEADVILWDGGNNDTPFYRSDLHMTLVDPHRPGHELTYYPGETNLHMSHLLIVNKVDTADPVKVELVLDNCRAANPGARIIKTRSVIKVEQPELIAGKRALVVEDGPTLTHGGMTFGAGWFAARQAGAAEIVDARPYAVGSIAATYAKYPNAAKILPAMGYGDEQIRDLEATINATPADVVVEGTPIELRRILSVNKPIANVTYELEEIEPGVIEEMVRAVVRR from the coding sequence ATGGCCAAGCGACGGGTCGTCATCATGGGCGCCGCGGGGCGCGACTTCCACAACTTCAACTGCCTGTTCCGCGACAACGAGGACTACGAGGTCGTGGCGTTCACCGCGACCCAGATCCCGGACATCGAGGGGAGGACCTATCCGCCGGCCCTGGCCGGCTCGCTCTACCCGCACGGCATCCCGATCCAGTCCGAGAGCGAGCTCCGGCAGATCGTGACCGAGCACGACGTCGACGAGGTCTGGTTCTCGTACTCGGACGTCCCCCACACCTACGTCATGAACGTCGCCAGCCGCGTCATCGGGTGGGGCCCCAGCTTCGGCGTCTGCTCGGCCGTGAAGACGATGATCCCGTCGACCAAGCCGGTGATCGCCGTGACCGCGGTGCGCACCGGCGTCGGCAAGTCGCAGACCACGCGCTACGTCTCGCGGATCCTCAAGGCGATGGGCAAGAAGGTCGTCGCAATCCGCCACCCGATGCCGTACGGAGACCTCGCCAAGCAGGCGTGCCAGCGCTTCGAGAACTACGAGGACCTGGACCGCCACCAGTGCACGATCGAGGAGCGCGAGGAGTACGAGCCGCACATCGACAACGGGTTCGTGGTCTATGCCGGCGTCGACTACGAGCGGATCCTGCGCGAGGCCGAGAAGGAGGCCGACGTCATCCTGTGGGACGGCGGCAACAACGACACCCCGTTTTACAGGTCCGACCTGCACATGACGCTGGTCGATCCCCACCGTCCCGGCCACGAGCTGACCTACTATCCCGGTGAGACCAACCTGCACATGTCCCACCTGCTGATCGTCAACAAGGTCGACACCGCCGACCCGGTCAAGGTCGAGCTGGTGCTGGACAACTGCCGCGCCGCGAACCCGGGCGCGCGGATCATCAAGACCCGCTCGGTGATCAAGGTCGAGCAGCCGGAGCTGATCGCGGGCAAGCGCGCCCTGGTGGTCGAGGACGGTCCGACCCTGACCCACGGCGGGATGACCTTCGGCGCCGGCTGGTTCGCCGCCCGGCAGGCCGGGGCCGCGGAGATCGTCGACGCCAGGCCGTACGCGGTCGGCTCGATTGCCGCGACCTACGCCAAGTACCCCAACGCGGCCAAGATCCTGCCGGCCATGGGCTACGGCGACGAGCAGATCCGGGACCTCGAGGCGACCATCAACGCCACCCCGGCGGACGTGGTCGTGGAGGGCACCCCGATCGAGCTGCGGCGGATCCTGTCGGTCAACAAGCCGATCGCCAACGTCACCTACGAGCTCGAGGAGATCGAGCCGGGCGTCATCGAGGAGATGGTGCGCGCGGTCGTCCGCCGCTGA